The following is a genomic window from Victivallis lenta.
AAGCTCGACCGCAAGCCGATGATCCGCCTTTCCGACAAACGCCCTGGCGGGATTCCCCCGAATGGCAGACTCAAACTTTCTGAACTCAGGAGACAGAAGAATGGATAAAAAGGCATTGGAAAAAATCGCAGAAATACTGGCGTCCGCAATTATGCGGAAAATCTTGGGAAATTGAACTCAGAACGATTTGCTATCCGCCTCGATGGGAGCTTTATATACGGACAGCGGAATCTGAAAAAAAGCAAGGAGAATTCTGTATGAAAACGGCTTGCAAGTCGACTAATATTCGTGTGGAGCTTGCACGGCTTCAAGTCATGGAGCTTCACGAGTTACGGGAAAAATGGCGCGAGCTTTACGGGAAAGATGCGCCGGATTGCGGAAAAGTATTCCTCCGGAAGCAGCTGGCCTTTCGTATTCAGGAACTTCGTTATGGAGGAATCAGTGAAACGGCGCAATCCGTTTTAGAGAAAATCGGGGAAATGCCAAAGGTTCGGCCGAATCCAGGCGGCGTGATTCCCGGAACTCGGTTTGAGCGGGAATGGAAAGGGACGATTCATGTAGTGATCGCCACCGATACCGGATTTGAATACAACGGTCAGAATTACCGTTCCCTCTCCGGAGCGGCATTTGCCATTACCGGAACGCAATGGAACGGCAAGAAATTTTTCGGAGTAAAATAATGGAAGAAATCATCAGATGCGCATGTTATACCAGAAAATCCGTGGAAGATGCCACCCTTGACCGAGACTTCAATTCCCTGACCTCGCAGCGGGAAGCATGCGAGAGTTACATTGCCAGTCAGAAATGCCGTGGGTGGGTTTGTCTTCCGGAACGTTACGACGACGGAGGATTCTCCGGCGGCAATATGAACCGGCCGGCCATGACCAGGCTGAAGGCTGATATCGAGGCAGGAAAGATCGATATGGTCGTCTGTTATAAGATTGACCGTCTTTCCCGCTCCATCATAGATTTCGCAGAACTCCAAAAGTTCTTTGAAGAGCACAACGTTCATTTCGTTTCCGTGACACAGGACATCAACACTTCCAACAGTTCCGGACGGATGCTCTTGAACATTCTCATCACATTTGCCGCATTCGAACGGGATCTGATCATCGACCGAGTGAAAACCGCAATCGATGGCGGGAAAAAAAGAGGGAAATTCTGCGGTGGAGTTCCCATGATGGGATATCGTTCCGATCCGCTGACAAAAAAACTGCAGATCGATGAAGAGGAAGCCAAAACGGTCCGGCTCATTTTTGAAAAATATCTGGCGCTTGAATCGCTGAAGCAGACCGTTCATGAAGTCAACCGCCTCGGATTGACTTCCCGGGCATGGACTTCCGCCAGCACGGGAAAACTTCACGAGGCAAAAAAGTGGACGACTGCATCCATACACCGGGTGTTGTCGAATCCGATTTACGCCGGATACGTCAGGCATTATGATTCCATCTACGAAGGCGAGCATAAAGCAATCATTCCTCGTTCGGAATGGGAAAAGGTTCAGGCGCTGATGAACTCGCATGGACGAAACCGGCGAGGCGGTTATCGAAAACAGTATCATGCCTTCGATGGGCTTGTCCGCTGCGGACACTGTCGCTGTGCCCTGACTCCAACCTATGCCAAAAGGCATGGGAAAAAATATTACTACTACATCTGCCAGAAGACCATCAAGGATCCGGATCATACCTGCCCGCTTTCGCGCATTCCCGAGGGCAATCTGGAACAGGCTGTTCTTGGCCAGCTTGCCGCACTTTTCCGCGCGCCGGCAATCTTGCGGGCGACTCTGGCGGCTGTTCGATCCAAGGAGGAACTGCTCCGCAGGGATTTCGAGAGAGACTGCGAAATTCTCCAGAATCAGCTGAAGGAACTTAAAAAGGCCTCTCTGGAAAAAGAAACCGATTATGAAGAGATCAAAAAAGTCGCTTCGGAA
Proteins encoded in this region:
- a CDS encoding DUF2924 domain-containing protein, with the translated sequence MKTACKSTNIRVELARLQVMELHELREKWRELYGKDAPDCGKVFLRKQLAFRIQELRYGGISETAQSVLEKIGEMPKVRPNPGGVIPGTRFEREWKGTIHVVIATDTGFEYNGQNYRSLSGAAFAITGTQWNGKKFFGVK
- a CDS encoding recombinase family protein, whose product is MEEIIRCACYTRKSVEDATLDRDFNSLTSQREACESYIASQKCRGWVCLPERYDDGGFSGGNMNRPAMTRLKADIEAGKIDMVVCYKIDRLSRSIIDFAELQKFFEEHNVHFVSVTQDINTSNSSGRMLLNILITFAAFERDLIIDRVKTAIDGGKKRGKFCGGVPMMGYRSDPLTKKLQIDEEEAKTVRLIFEKYLALESLKQTVHEVNRLGLTSRAWTSASTGKLHEAKKWTTASIHRVLSNPIYAGYVRHYDSIYEGEHKAIIPRSEWEKVQALMNSHGRNRRGGYRKQYHAFDGLVRCGHCRCALTPTYAKRHGKKYYYYICQKTIKDPDHTCPLSRIPEGNLEQAVLGQLAALFRAPAILRATLAAVRSKEELLRRDFERDCEILQNQLKELKKASLEKETDYEEIKKVASELAEVKRKKSLLRDVVSEETVIAALSDVSGLWDFMFPATRTELLRLIISNIEVFSDKISLTLKVEGLKNLAEEMAVSGYFHSEHTASEKLPETQQTVLSDGSIRLTMKLETKKINGHRHVVIPAPGAERLKQTSLLRAIRNAQKWLAMLMNGEAKNLTDLASQLGLKPSYVSRILSLNNLAPDIVEAIVEGNEPDGLSIEKISRNIPEDWAEQRKLFGFPAL